AAGAGTGTGTTTGCCATAGAGCTTTGGGAAATAAAACCGCCCAAGTAAAAAGCAAGAAGGGTTAGCGTGCCCTGAAAGACTAAAACAAAAAGAGCTGAGAAAGCTACGCCCTTTCCCATAGAAGAAGCTAAGATGATAGAAGAAAAACCGTCCATAAAAGCCTTAGAGAGTAAAAGACTACTATCTGCTTTTGAGCCTTCTAAAATGCACCCTAAAAGTGTCATGGGTCCTACAGTGAAAAGCAAAGAAGCAGTTATGAAACCTTTCGTGGATTCACTACCTTTTAAAAGTCTATGAAGCCTCTCTTCTAACTTTATCCCATGTCCAAAGATGGAGCCCACCATCAGAAGAAAAAACACCTTCAGCGTTTCTGGTCTGTTTTCATAAAGGAGCTTTATTCCCAACATGAGAGTGAAAAGTCCTATGGCGTTCATAGTCCCTTCTTTAATACTGCAAGGAATATAACGCTGTGCCTTAATACCCAAAAAAGATCCCACAACTATCAAGCTTGCGTTTACCAAAGTACCAAAGCCCGGAAACATAAGTTTCGGTATCAGGTGTTTTTACTTGCCTGATTGAGGATCTGCTCAAACACACCGAGCAAAAACTCACCCCTATCTTCAGGAGAGAACTTTTCCAAAACCTTATCCCGTAGAGACTGTCCTATAGAGAGTGCCTCATCTAAATGTTCAAGGTAGTAAAGGAGTTTTTCTTCTATGTCCGCTCTGTCAAGAGGCAGATACGTAATACACTCGCTCCCGGGTGTGAGAAAGCCAGGAAGGGTCATCCTATAATCTATAACTGGGGCACAACCCATAAAACCTACCTCAAGAGGAGTAAACCCTATGCCAGAAGGCATGTTAAAGGGAAAGCTGAGCACAGCCATGTAAGACCTGTCAAATACCTCAAGAAAGTCCTCATGAGAATCCGCATCTATAAGCTCGTGTCCTTCCATGAGCTCACCTTGAAAATCACCAAGTATCTTCAGGTTTATACCCTCAAGAAAGCTCAGAATGTACCATCTTTTTCTAAAGGTAGCGTATATGGACACATCGTTTAGAAAGCGCAGGTACTCCTCTGGCTTTTCCCTCCTCCATTCATCTATCTGTTCTTGAAAACTCTGTTGAAACATGGAAAGTATATACTCAGAGGCAACAAAAACAGGCACTTCTGGATTTCTAAACATAAACTCGCCCACTTCAAAAAACAGAGGTACAGCGTATTGGGGAAGGGTATCTACAACTTGACGAGCGATTATCTGTGGGTCTACCACTGGACCAACAAAAACTGTTTGTATGTCCTTATCACCACTTGGATGCTTCATACTCTTTTGGTCCAAGAAGGGGGTTATGTAAAAGAGCCCTTTGTTTATACCAAGCAGTTTCAAGCTATCTGCGTATTTCAGATCACACACTACCGGAAGGAAGTTGTTTGCGTGTCTAATCTCAAGCAATATGGGAAAGTACAAAAGAGGGTCATCAGTAAAGATGCTTACATGCACAAACCCAAAAGCGTCACACATGGGTACCTTGTTCTGCTCCTGTTGTCCTACTATCATACCCGTTGAGTTTATATCCATAGAAAAGGTGGGGGAGAACTCAAGAATGTCGTTGATGGTCCTTTGTACATCTTCATGATCAAGTTCAAACTCCCTAACCTCTACACCTTTACTTCTAAAGTAATCAAGCAAAGAAAGTATGTGTCTGTTTACTCCCTTTTCGTTTCCCGTTTTCAAAAAGGCTAATTTCATGGTTAAAAGATTATACTACAGTGTATAATACTTTGGAAAGATGATTTTTTCGTACAAAGGCCTTTACAAGGGAAGTCTTGTGGAAGGACTTCTCGAAGCGGAAAATAAAGCTTCCGCACTCTCTAAGCTCAAGGCTCAGGGTATAAAAGTCCTGAGCTTAAAAGAGGTAAGCTCAAAAGCTTCACGCATAGATACTAAGTTCTTAGAGAGGTTTACTTCAAACCTTTTTCAACTTTTAAAGTCTGGTCTTACGGTAGATAAAGCCATCTTATTTATAGCAGAGAGGGAGAAAAAGCACCATGAGAAGCTCCTGAAAGTTTACGAAGAGATAAGGTCTGGAAGTACTCTCAGTATGGCTCTTCGTCTTTCCAATCTGTTCCCAGACTTTTACGTGCAGATGATAAGATCTGCAGAAGAGAGCGGAAGCCTTGAAGAGACTTTGAGCCTGATCCTTGACTTTATAAAGGAGGAGAATGAACTAAAAAGTAGTATTCTTACCGCCATGATATACCCTTCCTTTGTTTTTGGTGTCTCTGTTTTTTCTCTGCTTGTAATATCTTCTTATGTGGTACCTAAGTTCAAGCTTGTATTTCAGAGTACGGACATAAAGCTTCCTTTGCTTACGAGGCTCATGTTCTCTCTAACCGATGCCATAAACTACATCATAATAGGTGCGCTCATCTCCCTTCTTATCTTGTTCGCATACTTAAGGTACGCTATCAAGATAAGAAAACACAGGTTAAGGTTAGAAAGCATCCTTTACAAAATACCCTTTTTGGGAAAGCTCCTTTTAGACACGGAGATCATAAGAACCTTTCAGACCCTTTACACTCTTGTTAAAGGTGGTGTAGCACTAAACCATGCTCTTGAACTCGCAACTGATGTGCCCACAACTCTCAGAATGAGAGATGCTATCAAAGCTATACACAGCGACGTGGTAAAGGGAGCATCTCTTTCTAAAGCCATGAAGCTACGCTCGGTGTTTCCTGAGATGGTCATAGAGATAGTTTCAGTAGGAGAGCAAACGGGCGAGCTTACGGGTGCCTTTTACCAAATATACACCACTTACAACGAAGAGTTTAAAGCTTCGGTGAAAAGGTTCATAAGCTTGTTGGAACCTGCCATTATCCTCATAATGGGCTTGGTGGTAGGTCTGATAGTCTTTTCCATGATCCTCGCTGTCTTTAGTCTTTCGGAGGGACTCTGATGGAAATAAGGCCTTATAGAGAGGGCGACGAAGAAGGCATAAGGGAGCTTTTTCACAAAGTCTTTAATAAGGAAATGTCCCAAGAGCTCTGGCGTTGGAAGTACAAAGCACACGGACTTGGTACTATGGTCTTTGTAGCAGAAGACAAAGGTAAGATAATTGCCCACTATGGTGGTGTTCCAAGGAGATGCCTTTATTTTGGAAGAGAAGTTATATCTGCAGTCATCTCTGATAGCATGGTAGACCCAAGCTACAGAGGGTTCTTTAAAAAGGAGGGTGTCTTTGCCAAGTTGGTAAAAGAGTACATTACGCATTACGCACCTTTAGAAGGCAAGCGCATTATACACTTTGGCTATGGCTTTCCCATGGAGAGAGCTCGGCTTTTGGCTTTAAGACTTGGCATCTACGAAGATGTAGAACCTGTAAAGGAGCTTGTGGTAAAAGGTGGGAATAGAAAGTTTTACGAGAGGCTTGAGGAAGTAAAAGACATATCTCTTGCTAACTTTCTGTGGCACCAGATGAAAAACAGAGAGCTGATCATTAATTTTAGAGATGGGAAGACCTTAGAGTGGCGCCTTAGCATGCCAGATGCTCATTTTTCCCTTTTTATGTACGGCTCTCTATTTACACCAAAAGCTCTCCTCCTTTTAAGAAAAGATACTGACCCTCCAAGACTCTATGACTATGTGGGAAAACTAAAATATCTGAGCAGGGCTTTATCCTGTCTTGCCAAGCATACAGGACCCTTCAGTGTGAGGCTTCCCTCTTGGACAGCACCTTTGGTTAAAGGTTTGGATGTGGAAGAGATCCCTTCAGAAACTTACCTTGTGGCTAACGCTCTTACAGGACCAAGGGCTTGGGAAGTCAGAGGTAAGTTTTTTTATATGCATGCTGATGAAGATACCTAAGCCAGTCTGTAGTAAGCTCCCACCTTTACTACCTTACCGCTCAGCTCGTAGTCTGTGAGTATTCTGAGAAGCTCCTTAGCGGGAAGTCCAGAAATGTCTATTAGCTCGTCAAAGGTTTTGGGACTTGCAAGTAGCGTCAGAATTTCGTCGTTTCCTTTATGCACGTTACCCTTTGGTATGATCTCTTCAATGCTTCTGAAAAACTTTGCCTTCCCTTCGTTGATGAGCTTTGCGCATCCATCCCATCTGTCGCTTTTGCCTACACCAATATGAGCATAGACGGGCTTCTTTTGTTTGTAAGCATACTCTGCAGTTATAAGAGCTCCACTGTTTATTCCTGCCTCTACTATAAAAACCGCTTGAGACATACCGCTTATTATCCTGTTGCGCCTGGGAAAGGTATAATCGCTGGGAGGTTCTGCGGGTAAAAACTCGGAGATAATAGATGAACCTTTGGATAAAAGAAATTCAAGATATTTGGGCATGTTGAGAATACCAAAACCAAGCACACACACAGTGTATCCGCCAAACTCCTCCGCATACCTATGAGATAACAGGTCTATACCTTTTGCACCTCCTGAGACAACCCCAAAGGACATACCAAGAAGCTGTTTTATCAAGTCCTTTGTAAAACTCACACTGTAATACTCAGGTTTACGCGTGCCTACTACCGCAACTAAGGGAAGCTCTTTTATCTGTCCCATGTAGAAGAGCACAGGCGGAGGGTCTTCTATACTTTTTAGAAGTTTTGGGTAGTCCTCGTCATCTAAGGTCAGGTACTTTATACCTTCTCTTTCCACTTGTTTGAGAACTTCCTGAGGATCAAAGGACAGTTCTCTATTTTTTATCCTAAAGGCTTTTTCTTTGCCTACTACTTGCTCTAACTCTTTTTCATGACTTTCAAGTATGAGCTT
Above is a genomic segment from Hydrogenobacter hydrogenophilus containing:
- a CDS encoding DUF554 domain-containing protein, yielding MFPGFGTLVNASLIVVGSFLGIKAQRYIPCSIKEGTMNAIGLFTLMLGIKLLYENRPETLKVFFLLMVGSIFGHGIKLEERLHRLLKGSESTKGFITASLLFTVGPMTLLGCILEGSKADSSLLLSKAFMDGFSSIILASSMGKGVAFSALFVLVFQGTLTLLAFYLGGFISQSSMANTLFIGGGLIILTSAKIFGLLEKVKLLNMVPSLVISLFV
- a CDS encoding glycosyltransferase, with the protein product MKLAFLKTGNEKGVNRHILSLLDYFRSKGVEVREFELDHEDVQRTINDILEFSPTFSMDINSTGMIVGQQEQNKVPMCDAFGFVHVSIFTDDPLLYFPILLEIRHANNFLPVVCDLKYADSLKLLGINKGLFYITPFLDQKSMKHPSGDKDIQTVFVGPVVDPQIIARQVVDTLPQYAVPLFFEVGEFMFRNPEVPVFVASEYILSMFQQSFQEQIDEWRREKPEEYLRFLNDVSIYATFRKRWYILSFLEGINLKILGDFQGELMEGHELIDADSHEDFLEVFDRSYMAVLSFPFNMPSGIGFTPLEVGFMGCAPVIDYRMTLPGFLTPGSECITYLPLDRADIEEKLLYYLEHLDEALSIGQSLRDKVLEKFSPEDRGEFLLGVFEQILNQASKNT
- a CDS encoding type II secretion system F family protein, producing MIFSYKGLYKGSLVEGLLEAENKASALSKLKAQGIKVLSLKEVSSKASRIDTKFLERFTSNLFQLLKSGLTVDKAILFIAEREKKHHEKLLKVYEEIRSGSTLSMALRLSNLFPDFYVQMIRSAEESGSLEETLSLILDFIKEENELKSSILTAMIYPSFVFGVSVFSLLVISSYVVPKFKLVFQSTDIKLPLLTRLMFSLTDAINYIIIGALISLLILFAYLRYAIKIRKHRLRLESILYKIPFLGKLLLDTEIIRTFQTLYTLVKGGVALNHALELATDVPTTLRMRDAIKAIHSDVVKGASLSKAMKLRSVFPEMVIEIVSVGEQTGELTGAFYQIYTTYNEEFKASVKRFISLLEPAIILIMGLVVGLIVFSMILAVFSLSEGL
- a CDS encoding GNAT family N-acetyltransferase; amino-acid sequence: MEIRPYREGDEEGIRELFHKVFNKEMSQELWRWKYKAHGLGTMVFVAEDKGKIIAHYGGVPRRCLYFGREVISAVISDSMVDPSYRGFFKKEGVFAKLVKEYITHYAPLEGKRIIHFGYGFPMERARLLALRLGIYEDVEPVKELVVKGGNRKFYERLEEVKDISLANFLWHQMKNRELIINFRDGKTLEWRLSMPDAHFSLFMYGSLFTPKALLLLRKDTDPPRLYDYVGKLKYLSRALSCLAKHTGPFSVRLPSWTAPLVKGLDVEEIPSETYLVANALTGPRAWEVRGKFFYMHADEDT
- the dprA gene encoding DNA-processing protein DprA encodes the protein MDKLYFWLTLKAIKGLGERSIKKLYTFYKDPKLILESHEKELEQVVGKEKAFRIKNRELSFDPQEVLKQVEREGIKYLTLDDEDYPKLLKSIEDPPPVLFYMGQIKELPLVAVVGTRKPEYYSVSFTKDLIKQLLGMSFGVVSGGAKGIDLLSHRYAEEFGGYTVCVLGFGILNMPKYLEFLLSKGSSIISEFLPAEPPSDYTFPRRNRIISGMSQAVFIVEAGINSGALITAEYAYKQKKPVYAHIGVGKSDRWDGCAKLINEGKAKFFRSIEEIIPKGNVHKGNDEILTLLASPKTFDELIDISGLPAKELLRILTDYELSGKVVKVGAYYRLA